A window from Leptospira meyeri encodes these proteins:
- a CDS encoding LIC10235 family protein: MKPKSIKPDELSKIFAELKKGDESAIGSYLVKGVRLQISKYNLSGAERVQLLYKRRRAQGMCIVCGKKVTKKNPSTDQLYRLCEEHRNKIDKGSK; this comes from the coding sequence ATGAAACCAAAATCGATTAAACCGGATGAGCTGAGTAAGATTTTTGCCGAACTGAAAAAAGGTGATGAATCTGCCATCGGTAGTTATTTGGTAAAAGGGGTTCGCCTTCAAATTAGTAAATACAATCTTTCCGGTGCCGAACGAGTTCAGTTGTTATACAAACGAAGAAGAGCCCAAGGAATGTGTATTGTATGCGGAAAAAAAGTCACAAAGAAAAATCCATCTACAGACCAGCTCTATAGATTGTGTGAAGAACACCGTAATAAGATTGATAAAGGTTCTAAATAA
- the flgN gene encoding flagellar export chaperone FlgN — translation MLDWVESLRSLFTNEIDCYKRLLELEGKKRAAIHSADGKSLESHVKESYHIMVEASELERIRMKAIEDVYEKEKFTKDESSITLTNFLNQMDRDSNFKLKTFALELKKVVADLKDAIITNDKLLKTRKEFLQTTVDSLQELSREKVYTSHKQPTRRGQGQKGAIILNATA, via the coding sequence ATGTTGGATTGGGTAGAATCACTTAGAAGTTTATTTACTAATGAAATAGACTGTTACAAGCGCCTTCTGGAATTGGAAGGCAAAAAAAGAGCGGCCATCCATTCTGCGGACGGAAAGTCTTTGGAATCCCATGTCAAAGAAAGTTATCATATTATGGTAGAAGCCTCTGAATTGGAGCGAATTCGAATGAAGGCCATCGAAGACGTCTACGAAAAAGAAAAATTCACAAAAGATGAATCTTCTATCACACTCACCAATTTTCTAAATCAAATGGATCGCGACTCCAATTTTAAGTTAAAAACCTTTGCATTAGAATTAAAGAAGGTCGTGGCGGATTTAAAAGATGCCATCATCACAAACGACAAACTCTTAAAAACAAGAAAAGAGTTTTTGCAAACAACTGTTGACTCTTTGCAAGAGTTATCCAGAGAAAAAGTTTATACCTCACACAAACAACCGACAAGGCGTGGGCAGGGCCAAAAAGGCGCGATCATTTTGAACGCGACTGCCTAG
- the aat gene encoding leucyl/phenylalanyl-tRNA--protein transferase, translated as MTQRSFDQFFKNPRTWKEDLVAVGGDFSVERLLYAYQHGIFPWSEDPVRWYCLDPRAIFDLKRVHFSKTVQRKVKQKKFRISFNEAFSIVMQGCSYREKDNTWITPGFIEGYAELHRLGWAHSVEVWNAENVLVGGVYGVAIGKFFAGESMFSFESDAGKVGLFHLFEKLNQSQFELFDTQQLNHVTWQLGAYEIPKLSYLDRLERALGDAHPWIIPTSPG; from the coding sequence TTGACACAAAGGAGTTTTGACCAATTCTTTAAAAACCCCAGGACATGGAAAGAAGACCTTGTCGCCGTAGGTGGAGATTTTTCGGTAGAACGTTTGTTATACGCCTATCAACATGGAATATTTCCATGGTCTGAAGATCCAGTTCGTTGGTATTGTTTAGACCCTCGTGCCATTTTTGATTTAAAACGAGTTCATTTTTCTAAAACCGTTCAGAGAAAGGTAAAACAAAAAAAGTTTCGTATCAGTTTTAACGAAGCCTTTTCGATTGTAATGCAAGGATGTTCTTACAGAGAAAAAGATAATACCTGGATCACTCCAGGATTTATTGAAGGTTATGCGGAATTACATAGGTTAGGTTGGGCTCATTCGGTAGAAGTTTGGAATGCAGAAAATGTATTGGTCGGTGGGGTTTATGGAGTTGCGATCGGAAAGTTTTTTGCCGGTGAAAGTATGTTTTCTTTTGAGTCCGATGCAGGAAAGGTGGGACTCTTTCATTTGTTCGAAAAATTAAACCAGTCCCAATTTGAACTTTTTGACACCCAACAACTCAATCACGTGACTTGGCAATTGGGTGCCTATGAAATCCCCAAACTATCATATTTAGATCGTTTGGAGCGTGCATTAGGTGACGCTCATCCTTGGATCATTCCAACTTCACCCGGTTAA
- a CDS encoding DUF962 domain-containing protein: protein MEKKYKTLKDFFPFYLEEHSHPFNRALHFVGSSLALGCILGFLSTGKFYILAFALVSGYFFAWIGHFFVEKNRPATFTYPFYSFISDWIMYFKMLTGRIDAEFAKIKSNKG, encoded by the coding sequence ATGGAAAAGAAATACAAAACACTCAAAGATTTTTTCCCTTTTTATTTAGAGGAACATAGCCATCCCTTCAATCGAGCACTTCATTTTGTTGGATCAAGTCTAGCATTAGGATGTATCCTTGGATTTTTATCTACTGGTAAATTCTATATCTTAGCCTTTGCTCTTGTTAGTGGGTATTTCTTTGCATGGATAGGGCATTTTTTTGTGGAAAAGAACCGACCAGCAACTTTTACCTATCCATTTTATTCTTTTATCTCTGATTGGATCATGTATTTCAAAATGCTAACGGGTCGCATCGATGCGGAATTTGCCAAAATTAAGTCAAATAAAGGCTAA
- a CDS encoding DUF1289 domain-containing protein, whose product MSLKSPCTKVCMIDPDSGLCAGCFRTIEEIGSWSVMTEEEREKVWSELPQRKAGNSLK is encoded by the coding sequence ATGTCACTAAAATCACCTTGTACCAAAGTCTGTATGATTGACCCAGATTCAGGGCTCTGTGCAGGCTGTTTTCGAACCATTGAGGAAATTGGGAGTTGGTCAGTGATGACCGAGGAAGAGAGAGAAAAAGTTTGGAGTGAGCTCCCGCAAAGAAAAGCGGGAAACTCTCTCAAATGA